A window from Triticum aestivum cultivar Chinese Spring chromosome 6D, IWGSC CS RefSeq v2.1, whole genome shotgun sequence encodes these proteins:
- the LOC123146304 gene encoding protein ACCELERATED CELL DEATH 6-like produces MVVVMASSNQTPTPPKPHLPVMDSRLLAVACSGSWKKLQSFLSGEGRQTSGDGAIRSSAMQPAFGDEEALLRESFLDAVTMDGDTFLHVMATNSDGDNLEEDGPIRRKAVSLLFMQNSQGDTPLHYAARAAKINMVSFLIDLAGGKDQNADRVKALLEMENKSKWTVLHEAVRSGKNDIVELLMKEDPELASLPKAGTSPLYLAILLENRIIAETLYKLSRGKSGSNDENLSYSGPSGQNALHAAVLRGKGLTEMVLGWNNDLTAQQDDKGSTALHLVASMPRQKDRRYIRLLLLEANPDALYQMDNDGSFPIHVAASVGSRITINVFLQKSPSCAGLRDARGRTFLHVAVDKMKIWPVWSACRNQSLSWILNMQDNGGNTALHLAVQKGTLMIFCAIFGNKQVHLNLTNEKGETPLDIAHCNIPKELHYNQNAEVKIHLALQVADAKRGICRLDYFEENDIVQVRKDEMEKVKEGTGSLCIGSVLIATVTFAASFAIPGGYRADDHTNGGTPTLAGKYTFDVFTIANALAFTFSAMATISLMFSGSPMVSLPIRKMHIQLAYFLMGISVTNLTTAFALGSYTMLAPVAHKIAIAVCVMSFLVLLYQNLDLTIKNCVLVSPLLRRKGICYRIVTIPLTAFMFMGSVLFQLLPVVVVFYLTVLSHTGHKVEPAAQPPTPLA; encoded by the exons ATGGTAGTGGTGATGGCCTCAAGCAACCAGACTCCCACGCCGCCCAAGCCTCACTTGCCGGTCATGGATTCCAGGCTGCTAGCAGTAGCTTGCTCTGGTTCATGGAAGAAGCTGCAATCATTTCTCAGTGGGGAAGGCCGTCAAACCTCCGGCGACGGGGCTATCCGAAGCTCTGCTATGCAGCCAGCTTTTGGTGACGAAGAAGCACTTCTCAGGGAGTCTTTCCTGGATGCGGTCACCATGGACGGTGACACTTTTCTCCATGTGATGGCCACCAACAGTGATGGCGACAACTTGGAGGAAGATGGCCCCATACGCAGGAAGGCAGTAAGCCTCCTCTTCATGCAAAACAGCCAGGGAGATACGCCCCTGCACTATGCTGCACGGGCGGCGAAAATCAATATGGTATCTTTTCTCATTGATCTTGCTGGAGGCAAGGATCAAAATGCTGACAGAGTGAAGGCGCTGCTAGAAATGGAAAACAAGAGTAAATGGACAGTCTTGCATGAGGCGGTCCGCAGTGGGAAAAATGATATAGTCGAATTGCTCATGAAGGAGGATCCAGAATTGGCAAGTCTTCCAAAAGCTGGTACTTCTCCGCTGTACCTAGCCATCTTACTGGAAAACAGAATCATCGCCGAAACACTCTACAAGTTGAGCCGCGGGAAAAGCGGCAGTAACGACGAGAACCTTTCATACTCTGGACCAAGTGGACAAAATGCATTGCATGCTGCTGTTCTCCGAGGCAAAG GTCTTACAGAGATGGTGTTAGGATGGAATAACGACCTTACAGCACAACAAGATGATAAGGGAAGTACAGCTCTTCACTTAGTTGCATCTATGCCACGTCAAAAAGACCGACGATACATACGTTTACTTCTACTGGAAGCCAATCCAGATGCATTGTATCAAATGGACAATGATGGATCATTCCCCATACACGTGGCTGCATCCGTTGGCTCAAGAATTACCATCAATGTCTTTCTTCAGAAATCGCCCAGTTGCGCTGGTCTACGTGATGCTAGGGGAAGGACATTTCTTCATGTTGCAGTTGACAAAATGAAAATATGGCCGGTCTGGTCTGCTTGCAGAAACCAGTCGTTATCATGGATTTTAAATATGCAAGACAATGGTGGAAACACTGCACTGCATTTAGCCGTCCAAAAAGGAACACTGATGATATTCTGTGCTATATTTGGGAATAAACAAGTGCACTTAAATTTAACAAATGAGAAAGGAGAGACCCCGCTTGATATAGCACATTGCAATATTCCCAAAGAATTGCATTATAACCAG AACGCTGAAGTAAAAATACATCTAGCGCTCCAAGTCGCTGATGCTAAACGGGGCATTTGTCGCCTGGATTACTTTGAAGAAAATGATATTGTCCAAGTGAGAAAAGATGAAATGGAGAAAGTGAAAGAAGGGACAGGCAGTCTGTGTATTGGCTCTGTCCTAATTGCAACTGTGACTTTTGCTGCATCTTTCGCCATCCCTGGAGGTTACAGGGCTGATGACCACACTAATGGGGGCACACCAACGCTTGCTGGAAAGTATACTTTTGATGTGTTCACCATAGCCAATGCACTTGCCTTCACTTTCTCTGCAATGGCTACTATTTCTCTCATGTTTTCTGGATCTCCCATGGTATCTCTTCCAATCCGGAAAATGCACATACAATTGGCCTATTTTCTCATGGGGATTTCGGTTACAAACTTGACAACTGCCTTTGCACTTGGTAGCTATACGATGTTAGCTCCAGTTGCCCATAAGATTGCCATTGCAGTATGTGTCATGAGTTTTCTCGTATTGCTATATCAGAATTTGGACCTGACAATCAAGAATTGTGTTCTTGTGTCACCGTTGTTGAGGAGAAAGGGGATATGTTATAGGATAGTCACTATCCCATTGACAGCATTCATGTTCATGGGCTCTGTTCTATTTCAACTTCTTCCTGTAGTTGTGGTCTTTTATTTGACTGTGTTAAGTCATACCGGTCACAAAGTGGAACCAGCCGCACAACCACCGACACCATTAGCTTGA